Part of the Thunnus maccoyii chromosome 17, fThuMac1.1, whole genome shotgun sequence genome, TTTAGAAGACAAAGCAGTGACCCTGAGTTCATACACACTGCATTGTCAGCTGAGTGGTATGCAACAAAAAATGCACTTTTCAACCTTGCTGATAGTCTTTTATTGGCCTTGAGTTAGTGATGTCATAGTGTCAGGTAAGGCTGCGacaaattattttgattaatgactcagtctgtcagttattttttaattaattgattaatgattttgtctatgaaatatatatgaatattgCTCATCAAGTGTTGCCTGCTTTGTGGAACCAACActtaaaaaacactgatgttcaatagacaaaagaaaaagcagccaATCTTCATATTTTAGATGATGGAACTAGAGAATGTTTGAGTTTTTCCTTGATAAACCACTTTAACCATTCATTTTTCAGTTGATCATATAATTGAtgaatcaaataattgtttgaaCACTGATGTCGGGCTGTTAATGTCATTTTCTTTGTAGTTACCGGTAAAACTGAAACGCTGAAATCAGTCGAAAATTGAttgttgatcgacagaaaattcaACAGCCaatattttgatgatttatgaattgtcaagtaaaaatgccaatacaaaatgtcttgttccagcttcttaattgtgaggatttgctgcatttctttgtcttatttgagagtctctttgggttttagactgtttgtcagacaaaacaaacaatttgaagatgttTCCTTGGGCTTTTGAaaatttaatggatattttCTGACCTTTcaatgacaaaacaatcaattaattaagaaaataatcggcagatttatagataatgaaaatagctGATTGTTAGATGCAACTCTAGTTGTTTGGGCTTTAATCACAGTTCACAAAGAAATATGTTGCATCACTTTTATAAGCATTGAGGACATGCTGATTTCTCATTCAGCGTAGGTGTTATTGGTTGTCATTAGTCAAGCATGATGTGCTTTCAGTTGATTTCTGCTCTGGACAAGCTTGTGTTTCTCCTTGTGGATGTTTAGAATCAgcaaactgtatattttaaaaccAATGCAGAAAAGTCTATATTCAGAAATGTATCGCGCATTAATCAGGATCTCATTACCGCCCCCTCCAGGTGGGTTTGCGCCAGCAGGACATGTCCCTGCTGTGCCAGCTGTGGTCGCTCCACGAGTCCATCCAGGAGTACAAGGGGAGCTGCCAGGACCTGAGCGCAGCCTCCAGCCTCAGCATGATGGAGAACGGCTACTTCGACGAGGATGATGAGTATTACCCGGAGCCTGGCGCCACTCCCACCGGGGAACAGCCGGACGGAGAGGTTGGAGACGGGACGGCAACAATGGCAGCGGCCAAGAatgggagcagcagcagcggcaagGACGACAGCTGGGACTCCTTTCACGTCACCATCTGAGGCCTCCGTTCCCAACATTTCTTCTGTAGACAGATACATATTTTGGGGGTAAAAGACTGAGTTAGGCTGGAGGAAAAATCAAGTGGCTCTGGAAAGCTTTTGGCCTCCGAGAAGGGAGTGGTTGGTTAGAGATAGCAGCTTATGGTATCTCGTTACCATAGTAGACTATAAATCTAAAGCTCCAGCTTAACTTCAACTCCTCCTCAGGTGAAACATATACCTGCTTGTGCTgcagaatgttttctttttgttgttgtgtttttttgcagcGTGATCAGGAGCTTCATTTGACTGCGGGGCTGAGCAGTGGGGTGTTTTGACTTCTTAACACCCTGTGAAACACTCTGGAGTTAAGATGGATTGTATTCAAATACTCCAAGACTTCCTATACTCAAAATTaggcaatatatatatatagttctTTTTATAaacagctctgctgctgcttctatATCAAGTGGTTTTGCTAGTCAGTCACCCTTTTTGGCCGAACTTTTCTACATATGATGaacaaagttttattatttattatataatataaataacatGATATTTGCTTTCCTTTTACTCTGTGGATGTTTTGTACTGCAGCCCTACCCAGGTACAAGGGTACAGCATTTACGGGTTAGAAATCCAAGAAATTTAGAAGAGGGCGGGATTTCTGAGCCGTCGTCGGTGTAAAGAGACGATCGACTTTTACAGACATATTGACGGAGAcggtgtttgtgtttctttttaagtGGTGAAATCGTTCATTTACATAAATCCAGATGGTCTGGAGAGAAGTTCTCAGACCTCAAGTACGGAGAGATAAGTGAAGCGCTCACACCTGaatacagtgtaaaaatgtttgaaCGCAGAGGTCGAGgacttttctgccttttttcgAGAGAGCAGACATTTattctgaaaatgtgaaatgttcaAAATGCTGGAGACAGTTTTTTAGCTGTTTGCATAGAATTTAAACCTGGAAGCTCGGTGTACTAGGCTGCAGATAGTTTACTTCCATGAACATTACTGCGACAGCACATCACGGGCAACTTTGATGTGTCACTGTTTCCTGACTTGTCGGTATGAAAGATTGCATCCATGTGATGGTGTGAAACTATATAGTTTGGATCTTGCAAATTGTGAATAGTCTCCGTTTTAGTTCTGCCTTTTAGTTACGATACATCTACTGAGAAGTTCAAGATCATTCTAGTTTACTACACTTGGATCTTAATTGAATTGTTTTGGCCATCACATTGATAATAACGTTGTACATGCCTTGTACGTTTTTGAGATCTGGAAATGTGgataaaaagaagtcagatgaGCAGTCAGGTCGATCTCAGCGATTACTTTGCTGAATGCAATATTACCATATTCAATGGAAATGACAGCAGTTCTAAGAGCTGAGAAATATCCTTTGATATAGGTAGCAAGAGCTAACTAGCCAGCATCAAtaggaaacaggaaataaactgGATAAAATGACTAAAGAGCTTATTATGAAGC contains:
- the fam89a gene encoding sprT-like domain-containing protein Spartan, whose translation is MNGKSANGTAGGMACIEGLPPLPKSLSGLLNSSGGSWREMERMYVKKTMIQDDLSRGRNNADNLLANKPANLDAALALLRKEMVGLRQQDMSLLCQLWSLHESIQEYKGSCQDLSAASSLSMMENGYFDEDDEYYPEPGATPTGEQPDGEVGDGTATMAAAKNGSSSSGKDDSWDSFHVTI